The [Bacillus] selenitireducens MLS10 genome includes a region encoding these proteins:
- the rodA gene encoding rod shape-determining protein RodA → MQERKTPLQQLDFWLLFYLFLLMCISLIAIYSASSADQYQVGPAHFTQLQLIYFAIGTIVMVSMVVIDYDMFKNFSIPLYVLGMILLLAVHFAGVEVNGAQRWIDLPVIGRFQPSEFVKVFVIITLAHLLAHITKIPREKGFRSDIGIVAKILAVGLPPFLLILVQPDLGTALVVAAVIFIMIVMAGVTIRMITLIISLAAGFIGFLVFLHNYFYEIFTTYVFRPHQMSRIYAWLDPNADVSSEAYQLDQAMQGIGAGRLYGSGFTQGVKTQSGSIPELHTDFIFTVIGEEFGFVGATVLIVVYFLLLYRMIIIAFTCNNAFGTYIVAGVVGLLSFQIFQNIGMTVGLVPITGLALPFVSYGGSALITNMMAVGLVLNVNIRTRHYMFGEEEDYE, encoded by the coding sequence ATGCAAGAACGCAAAACGCCTTTACAACAGCTTGATTTCTGGCTGCTGTTTTACCTTTTTCTATTGATGTGTATCAGTCTGATTGCGATCTACAGTGCGTCATCTGCCGATCAGTATCAGGTGGGCCCGGCACACTTTACCCAGTTGCAGCTCATTTACTTTGCCATTGGTACGATCGTGATGGTGAGTATGGTTGTGATTGATTATGACATGTTCAAGAATTTTTCGATTCCTTTATATGTACTCGGTATGATACTCCTGCTTGCTGTCCATTTCGCCGGTGTCGAGGTCAATGGCGCACAGCGGTGGATTGATTTGCCTGTTATAGGGCGTTTCCAGCCCTCGGAGTTCGTCAAAGTCTTTGTGATCATTACCCTCGCACATTTACTCGCGCACATTACGAAGATTCCGCGGGAAAAAGGGTTTCGTTCAGATATTGGGATCGTGGCCAAGATTCTTGCTGTCGGATTGCCACCATTTCTCCTGATTCTTGTTCAGCCTGACCTGGGTACTGCTTTGGTTGTTGCCGCAGTCATCTTCATCATGATCGTCATGGCCGGCGTGACGATTCGTATGATTACCCTGATCATTTCTCTTGCAGCTGGCTTTATCGGCTTTCTCGTCTTTTTGCACAACTATTTCTATGAGATATTTACAACCTATGTATTCAGACCCCATCAGATGTCGAGAATCTATGCCTGGCTTGATCCGAATGCCGATGTGAGCAGTGAGGCCTATCAGCTCGATCAGGCGATGCAGGGCATCGGTGCCGGTCGCCTTTACGGATCCGGCTTTACCCAGGGCGTCAAAACCCAGTCAGGTTCGATCCCTGAGCTGCATACCGACTTTATCTTTACCGTTATCGGCGAAGAGTTCGGGTTCGTTGGGGCAACAGTACTGATTGTTGTGTACTTTCTGTTGCTGTACAGAATGATCATCATTGCCTTCACATGCAACAATGCGTTCGGGACTTATATTGTTGCCGGGGTTGTCGGGCTCCTGTCATTTCAGATCTTTCAGAATATCGGGATGACGGTCGGACTCGTACCAATCACAGGTCTTGCATTGCCTTTTGTCAGTTACGGGGGCAGTGCGCTTATAACAAATATGATGGCGGTCGGCCTTGTGTTGAACGTCAATATCAGAACGAGGCACTATATGTTCGGAGAAGAAGAAGACTATGAATGA
- a CDS encoding pseudouridine synthase, with amino-acid sequence MRVDKLLAHVGYGSRKDVKQLLKKGLFTVNGEVVKSAKAHVDPETDDLAFGGEPILYREHLYVMMHKPAGVLSATEDVSERTVVDLLEEEDRLFQPFPVGRLDKDTTGLLLLTNDGKWAHGITSPARKIPKTYEVLTAEPVTDEMADQLQQGVTLDDGYETRPAGVAFPDESRSRLYLTIDEGKYHQVKRMLAAVGNHVDGLKRIRIGGLPLDESLEAGTYRELTEKEIEAFQNGQ; translated from the coding sequence ATGAGAGTGGATAAGCTGTTGGCCCATGTCGGATACGGTTCCCGTAAGGACGTCAAACAACTCCTGAAGAAAGGCCTTTTTACCGTCAACGGCGAGGTGGTGAAGAGCGCAAAGGCGCATGTCGACCCGGAGACGGATGATTTGGCCTTTGGCGGGGAGCCGATCCTGTATCGGGAGCATCTGTACGTCATGATGCACAAACCGGCAGGGGTCCTTTCAGCTACTGAAGATGTGTCCGAGCGCACGGTCGTGGATCTTCTCGAGGAGGAAGACCGGCTCTTTCAACCGTTTCCTGTCGGAAGGCTCGATAAAGACACGACGGGTCTGTTGCTTTTAACGAACGACGGCAAGTGGGCGCATGGTATCACATCCCCCGCTCGGAAAATACCGAAAACGTACGAAGTTCTGACGGCGGAACCTGTGACCGATGAGATGGCTGATCAATTGCAACAGGGTGTGACGCTTGATGACGGCTATGAAACGAGACCTGCCGGCGTGGCATTTCCTGATGAGTCCCGTTCACGTCTCTATTTGACGATCGATGAAGGCAAATACCATCAGGTAAAACGGATGCTTGCAGCGGTGGGGAATCATGTCGATGGACTGAAGCGGATCCGGATAGGTGGATTGCCCCTCGATGAATCCCTTGAAGCGGGCACATACAGAGAACTGACAGAAAAAGAAATCGAGGCTTTTCAAAACGGACAGTGA